In a single window of the Agrobacterium fabrum str. C58 genome:
- a CDS encoding DMT family transporter: MTSQTGFNDIAKGMTIMAGCMLVLPVMDAIAKYMAVSVGMSPAQVTFYRFFFQVLCTLPLLLVVSPGALFSAKRPWMNCLRGVLHASASLMFFAAVKYMPLADVFAIYFVEPFMLTMMSALFLGDRVGWKRWTAIVVGFGGALIVIQPSFEIFGWTSLLPVACAFFYTLYLFLNRAIGDADSPLVMQTMSGIAGTLFMAAALFAGDALGDKDFAVSLPQSAFALVLLVLLGSLSGYMHLLIVRAFRLAPLSLLAPFQYFEIISATILGYALFSDFPTPSKWLGILIIVASGLFIIWRERQQPASTPPLEGQ; the protein is encoded by the coding sequence ATGACAAGCCAGACCGGTTTCAACGACATCGCCAAGGGCATGACCATCATGGCGGGCTGCATGCTGGTGCTGCCGGTCATGGATGCGATCGCCAAATACATGGCGGTGAGCGTCGGCATGTCGCCGGCGCAGGTGACTTTCTACCGATTCTTTTTTCAGGTCCTGTGCACCCTGCCGCTGCTGCTGGTGGTGTCACCCGGGGCGCTGTTCAGCGCCAAACGACCATGGATGAACTGCCTGCGCGGCGTGCTGCATGCGTCCGCCAGCCTGATGTTCTTCGCCGCCGTCAAATACATGCCACTTGCCGATGTCTTCGCGATCTATTTCGTAGAGCCTTTCATGCTGACGATGATGTCAGCCCTCTTCCTCGGCGACAGAGTGGGCTGGAAACGCTGGACGGCGATCGTGGTGGGTTTTGGCGGTGCGCTGATCGTCATCCAGCCGAGTTTCGAAATCTTCGGCTGGACCTCGCTCCTGCCGGTCGCCTGCGCCTTTTTCTATACGCTTTATCTGTTCCTGAACCGCGCCATCGGTGATGCCGACAGCCCGCTTGTCATGCAGACCATGTCCGGAATCGCCGGCACGCTGTTCATGGCGGCAGCACTTTTTGCCGGCGATGCGCTGGGAGACAAGGACTTCGCTGTCTCGCTTCCCCAATCCGCTTTTGCGCTTGTCCTGCTGGTTCTGCTGGGATCGTTATCCGGCTACATGCACCTGCTGATCGTCAGGGCCTTCCGGCTGGCACCGCTGTCTTTGCTGGCGCCATTCCAGTATTTCGAGATCATCTCGGCGACGATTCTCGGCTATGCGCTGTTTTCGGACTTCCCCACCCCATCGAAATGGCTCGGCATCCTCATCATCGTCGCATCCGGCCTGTTCATCATCTGGCGCGAGCGCCAGCAGCCCGCCTCCACCCCGCCGCTCGAAGGGCAATGA
- a CDS encoding phytoene/squalene synthase family protein, protein MEPTENLDVCLATLRDTDRDRYLACLLSPADKRNALAALYAFNAEIARIRDSVREALPGEVRMQWWRDLVDGNPHGDSQSHPVAAALLTTIEHYRLPRPVLGNMIEARIFDLYDDLFEDRNALEGYAGETASALIQLASLVLSAEDAAHSAEAAGHAGVAQAMAGMLLLMPLHRRRGQVYIPADMLAAAGLDRETFLAGQDRQRIGIAVEIFAAHALDHIEKARRATISKNLFAAYLPVALSGPVIAAARKAGAGVFDGDLQLSQLRRQWLLAKASFLKRF, encoded by the coding sequence ATGGAACCCACAGAAAATCTCGACGTCTGCCTCGCGACGCTGCGCGACACCGATCGTGACCGTTATCTCGCCTGCCTTTTGTCGCCTGCCGACAAGCGCAATGCTCTGGCTGCCCTTTACGCCTTCAACGCCGAAATCGCCCGTATCCGCGATTCCGTGCGCGAGGCGCTGCCGGGTGAGGTGCGTATGCAATGGTGGCGTGACCTTGTCGACGGCAATCCGCACGGTGACAGCCAATCCCATCCGGTGGCCGCAGCGCTCCTGACGACGATCGAACACTATCGCCTGCCGCGCCCGGTGCTCGGCAATATGATCGAGGCGCGTATCTTCGATCTCTATGACGATCTGTTCGAGGATCGCAACGCGCTTGAGGGATACGCCGGCGAAACCGCCTCGGCCCTGATCCAGCTCGCAAGCCTCGTGCTTTCCGCCGAGGATGCCGCTCATAGCGCGGAAGCGGCGGGACATGCTGGTGTGGCCCAGGCCATGGCCGGCATGCTGCTGCTCATGCCGCTTCACCGGCGTCGCGGACAGGTCTATATTCCCGCTGACATGCTGGCCGCGGCTGGTCTTGATCGTGAAACCTTTCTTGCAGGTCAGGACAGGCAGCGTATCGGCATCGCCGTTGAAATTTTCGCCGCTCATGCGCTCGATCATATCGAGAAGGCAAGACGCGCGACGATCTCGAAAAACCTCTTTGCCGCCTATCTGCCCGTCGCTTTGTCCGGCCCGGTCATCGCTGCCGCCAGGAAGGCGGGGGCAGGGGTGTTCGACGGCGACCTGCAATTGTCGCAGCTTCGCCGGCAATGGTTGCTTGCGAAGGCCTCTTTCCTCAAGCGTTTCTGA
- a CDS encoding Mth938-like domain-containing protein: MAGGIEIRPAHFPGRAPLDAYGNGGFRFADMSHRGSLLLLPSGIYGWEPIDAKELTVEHFEKVLAEAQDIEVLLIGTGDGMRVLPKELRAAFKEAGISIDPMSTGAAVRTYNIILSESRAVAAALIAVEG, from the coding sequence ATGGCCGGCGGGATCGAAATACGCCCGGCCCACTTTCCCGGCCGGGCGCCCCTCGATGCTTATGGCAATGGCGGCTTCCGCTTTGCCGACATGTCGCATCGCGGCTCTCTTCTGCTTTTGCCCTCGGGCATTTACGGGTGGGAACCCATTGATGCGAAAGAATTGACCGTCGAGCATTTCGAAAAGGTTCTGGCGGAAGCGCAGGATATCGAAGTGCTGCTGATCGGCACGGGTGACGGCATGCGGGTCCTGCCGAAAGAATTGCGTGCGGCTTTTAAGGAGGCTGGCATTTCGATCGATCCGATGAGCACGGGTGCCGCGGTCCGGACCTATAATATCATCCTTTCGGAATCGCGCGCCGTAGCCGCGGCGCTGATTGCCGTCGAAGGCTGA
- the secDF gene encoding protein translocase subunit SecDF — protein MLHFSRWKTVFIWLLVLASVFIASPNLFSEKQLESMPAWYKDNKVTLGLDLQGGSHIMLKIERSDIVKERLETIVGDVRTQLRDANIRYSGLTGNGQQIQVRISDPAQMEAAKTALRDLTQPVSAGTLVGGSITEVTMNDGGDSLLRLNLTDEGIDYRLSSAVSQSIEVVRRRVDEVGTTEPLIQRQGSDRIIVQVPGLQDPQRLKSLLNQTAKLSFRMVDTTMPAQDAMNGRPPATSEVLYSQDDPPVPYLVERRALVSGDNLVDAQASFNQQTNEPVVTFRFDSRGAQRFAQATQQNVGKPFAIVLDNQVISAPVIREPIIGGSGQISGSFSVQGANDLAVLLRAGALPATLTVVEERTVGPSLGNDSITAGLTASAIGAVGVLIFMFVFYGFFGLLANIALIVNVVMLIAVLSVIGSTLTLPGIAGIVLTIGMAVDSNVLIYERIREEVKSGKPLIQALDNGFTRAFATIIDANLTTLIVASVLFYMGTGPVKGFAVTLAVGIITTVFTAYTLTAWMFGYWVRRSRPKHLPKGVRTAMFDGRDIPFMRYRRVVFMITGVIMLACVGGFVAKGLNLGIDFQGGSVIEVRAKQGEADLADIRERLNQLNLGEIQAQNFGSPQDVLIRIQAQDGGENAEQSAITLVRGELEDKYDFRRVEVVGPAVSGDLTVTSTIGVLLAMAAIMVYIWVRFEWQFALGAVISMVHDVVFTIGLFVFLGIEFNLTSIAAILTIIGYSLNDTVVIYDRVRENLRRYKKMPLSMIIDVSLNQTLSRTILTGLTVLLALLALYLFGGEVIRSFTFAMLFGVGIGVFSSVYIAAPVLIAFKLRPDSKDAEDEKDDKKENNTGAIGGKPAV, from the coding sequence ATGCTTCATTTTTCCCGTTGGAAAACAGTCTTCATCTGGCTGCTTGTGCTGGCAAGCGTCTTCATCGCCTCTCCCAACCTGTTTTCGGAAAAACAGCTGGAGAGCATGCCTGCCTGGTACAAGGACAACAAGGTAACGCTCGGTCTCGACCTTCAGGGCGGCTCGCACATCATGCTCAAGATCGAGCGTTCCGACATCGTCAAGGAACGGCTTGAGACGATCGTCGGCGATGTGCGCACACAGCTTCGCGACGCCAACATCCGCTATTCGGGGCTCACCGGTAACGGCCAGCAAATTCAGGTTCGCATCAGCGATCCCGCGCAGATGGAAGCCGCCAAGACCGCACTTCGTGATCTGACGCAGCCGGTGTCTGCCGGAACGCTGGTCGGCGGTTCCATTACAGAAGTGACGATGAATGACGGCGGCGACAGTCTGCTGCGCCTCAACCTGACGGATGAGGGCATCGATTACCGTCTGTCATCGGCCGTTTCGCAGTCGATCGAAGTCGTGCGCCGCCGCGTTGACGAAGTCGGCACGACCGAGCCGCTCATCCAGCGGCAGGGTTCCGACCGCATCATCGTGCAGGTGCCGGGTCTTCAGGATCCGCAGCGCCTGAAATCGCTCCTCAACCAGACTGCAAAGCTGTCCTTCCGCATGGTAGACACGACCATGCCGGCGCAGGACGCCATGAACGGCCGTCCGCCCGCAACCTCGGAAGTTCTCTACTCGCAGGACGATCCGCCGGTTCCCTATCTGGTGGAGCGTCGCGCACTCGTGTCCGGCGACAATCTCGTCGATGCACAGGCAAGCTTCAACCAGCAGACCAACGAACCCGTCGTCACCTTCCGCTTCGACAGCCGCGGCGCGCAGCGCTTTGCGCAGGCGACACAGCAGAATGTCGGCAAGCCTTTCGCCATTGTGCTCGACAATCAGGTTATTTCCGCGCCTGTCATCCGCGAGCCCATCATCGGCGGTTCGGGACAGATTTCCGGTAGTTTCTCGGTGCAGGGTGCGAATGATCTCGCGGTTCTGCTGCGAGCCGGTGCACTGCCGGCCACGCTAACGGTCGTTGAAGAACGCACCGTCGGTCCGAGCCTCGGTAACGACTCCATCACCGCGGGCCTTACGGCCAGCGCCATCGGCGCCGTTGGCGTCCTCATCTTCATGTTCGTCTTCTACGGCTTCTTCGGCCTGCTGGCGAATATCGCGCTTATCGTCAACGTCGTAATGTTGATCGCGGTGTTGAGCGTCATCGGGTCAACGCTCACCTTGCCCGGTATCGCCGGTATCGTCTTGACGATCGGTATGGCGGTGGATTCCAACGTTCTGATCTATGAGCGAATACGCGAAGAGGTGAAGAGCGGCAAACCGCTGATCCAGGCGCTGGATAATGGTTTTACACGCGCCTTTGCGACCATCATCGACGCCAACCTGACGACGCTGATCGTGGCGAGCGTGCTGTTCTACATGGGCACTGGTCCGGTCAAGGGCTTCGCCGTCACGCTTGCGGTCGGTATCATTACCACCGTGTTCACGGCCTATACGCTGACGGCCTGGATGTTCGGCTACTGGGTTCGCCGCAGCCGTCCGAAACATCTGCCGAAGGGTGTACGCACGGCCATGTTCGATGGTCGCGATATTCCCTTCATGCGTTATCGCCGCGTGGTTTTCATGATCACCGGTGTGATCATGCTCGCCTGCGTCGGCGGTTTCGTCGCCAAGGGTCTGAACCTCGGCATCGATTTCCAGGGTGGCTCGGTCATCGAAGTGCGCGCCAAGCAGGGTGAGGCAGATCTTGCTGACATCCGCGAGCGTCTGAACCAGCTCAACCTCGGTGAAATCCAGGCTCAGAACTTCGGCTCGCCGCAGGATGTGCTCATCCGCATTCAGGCGCAGGACGGCGGCGAAAATGCCGAGCAGTCGGCCATCACGCTGGTTCGCGGCGAACTTGAGGACAAATACGACTTCCGTCGCGTGGAAGTCGTTGGTCCGGCCGTCTCCGGTGACCTGACCGTTACTTCCACGATCGGTGTCCTGCTCGCCATGGCGGCGATCATGGTCTACATCTGGGTTCGCTTCGAGTGGCAGTTTGCACTCGGTGCGGTCATCTCGATGGTGCATGACGTGGTCTTCACCATCGGCCTTTTCGTCTTCCTGGGTATAGAGTTCAACCTGACCAGTATCGCGGCGATCCTGACGATCATCGGTTATTCGCTGAACGACACTGTCGTCATCTACGACCGTGTCCGTGAAAACCTCCGGCGATACAAGAAGATGCCGCTTTCGATGATCATCGACGTATCGCTGAACCAGACCCTGTCGCGCACGATCCTTACCGGCCTGACCGTGCTTCTGGCACTGCTGGCACTGTATCTCTTCGGTGGCGAGGTCATCCGTTCCTTCACCTTCGCCATGTTGTTCGGCGTCGGTATCGGCGTGTTCTCCTCGGTCTATATCGCGGCTCCGGTGCTGATCGCCTTCAAGCTGCGTCCTGACAGCAAGGATGCGGAAGACGAAAAGGACGACAAGAAAGAAAACAACACCGGCGCCATTGGCGGCAAGCCTGCCGTCTGA
- the yajC gene encoding preprotein translocase subunit YajC — translation MFFSQAFAQDASGGASGFGSGLEMLFLFAPLMVVWYFFLIRPQRAQMKKRQETLTSIRRGDQVVLGGGIVGKVTKVIDDNELEVEIAEGVKIRAARAYIAEVRVKGEVVKTEAAS, via the coding sequence ATGTTTTTTAGTCAAGCTTTTGCCCAGGACGCATCGGGCGGCGCATCGGGCTTCGGTTCCGGCCTTGAGATGCTTTTCCTGTTTGCGCCGCTTATGGTCGTCTGGTATTTTTTCCTCATCCGCCCGCAGCGCGCGCAGATGAAGAAGCGCCAGGAGACGCTGACCAGCATTCGCCGTGGCGATCAGGTCGTTCTTGGCGGCGGCATCGTTGGCAAGGTGACCAAGGTCATTGACGACAATGAACTCGAAGTCGAAATCGCCGAAGGCGTGAAAATCCGTGCTGCCCGCGCTTATATTGCCGAAGTGCGTGTGAAGGGCGAAGTGGTCAAGACGGAAGCCGCTTCCTGA
- a CDS encoding ATP-binding protein: MIREETASLLLSELRRLTNAVERLAGPAPAANDWNAADCFVWAPLNSFLQPVPRPNRIALKLIRGVDHVRDILHENTLRFAEGFAANNVLLWGARGMGKSSLVKAVHEDVRAASGVSLKLVEVHREDIHTLPALLDILKISDQRVILFCDDLSFDHDDTAYKSLKAALDGGIEGRPDNVLFYATSNRRHLLPRHMMENEQSTAINPSEAVEEKVSLSDRFGLWLGFHKCSQEDYLTMIDSYAEHFDLGLDRDTLHHEALEWATTRGGRSGRVAWQYIQDAAGRLRKPLDR, translated from the coding sequence ATGATTCGAGAAGAAACGGCCTCCCTGCTTCTTTCAGAACTGCGCCGGCTCACCAACGCCGTGGAGCGGCTTGCCGGACCGGCACCCGCTGCAAACGACTGGAATGCGGCGGATTGTTTCGTCTGGGCGCCGCTGAACTCTTTCCTTCAGCCGGTTCCCCGCCCCAACCGCATCGCACTGAAACTCATTCGCGGCGTCGATCATGTGCGTGACATCCTCCACGAAAACACGTTGCGTTTCGCGGAAGGTTTTGCCGCCAACAACGTGCTGCTGTGGGGCGCGCGCGGCATGGGAAAATCCTCGCTGGTGAAGGCCGTTCACGAAGATGTGCGCGCCGCAAGCGGCGTTTCCCTGAAGCTGGTGGAAGTGCACCGCGAGGACATCCACACCCTGCCCGCTTTGCTCGACATACTGAAAATCTCGGATCAGCGCGTCATTCTGTTTTGCGACGACCTTTCCTTCGATCATGACGACACGGCCTACAAATCGTTGAAGGCGGCCCTTGATGGCGGTATTGAAGGGCGGCCCGACAATGTCCTCTTTTATGCGACCTCCAACCGCCGTCACCTCCTGCCGCGCCATATGATGGAGAACGAACAGTCAACCGCCATCAATCCCTCGGAAGCGGTCGAGGAAAAGGTGTCGCTGTCGGATCGTTTCGGCCTGTGGCTCGGCTTCCACAAATGTAGTCAGGAAGACTATCTGACGATGATCGACAGCTATGCAGAGCATTTCGATCTGGGTCTCGACCGCGACACCCTCCATCACGAAGCCCTGGAATGGGCGACGACCCGTGGCGGGCGCTCGGGTCGCGTGGCATGGCAATATATCCAGGATGCCGCCGGCCGCCTCAGGAAACCGCTCGACAGATAG
- a CDS encoding serine O-acetyltransferase, whose protein sequence is MSVFKKIYFALSAFIVAPHIFLLMSSRHDNPIFRDIEVWSEKLLGKKISGRSGLVASVVELLSLAPEFRNLFYYRVPRARFFKFLSRPENTLHIHTRTIGPGFFIQHGFATIISAESIGADCWINQQVTIGYVDSTGAPKIGDNVTINAGAKVLGNIVIGDNAKVGANAVVVKNIPADCVVVGVPARIIRRAGARVDEAL, encoded by the coding sequence ATGTCTGTATTTAAGAAAATATATTTTGCTTTATCCGCATTTATTGTTGCTCCGCATATTTTTTTACTTATGTCATCGCGGCATGATAATCCAATATTCAGAGACATAGAAGTGTGGAGCGAAAAACTTCTTGGAAAGAAGATAAGTGGGCGATCAGGCCTCGTCGCAAGTGTGGTAGAGTTGTTGTCTCTGGCGCCGGAATTTCGTAATCTTTTTTATTATCGCGTACCGCGAGCGCGTTTTTTTAAGTTCCTGTCCCGCCCTGAAAATACGCTGCACATTCACACCCGGACCATCGGCCCCGGCTTTTTTATTCAGCACGGCTTCGCCACAATTATCTCTGCGGAGTCGATCGGCGCAGATTGCTGGATTAACCAACAGGTAACGATCGGCTATGTCGACTCGACCGGGGCGCCTAAAATAGGCGACAACGTAACGATCAACGCAGGCGCGAAAGTGCTCGGGAACATCGTTATTGGCGACAACGCGAAAGTTGGTGCCAACGCTGTTGTCGTCAAAAATATCCCGGCAGACTGCGTTGTTGTCGGGGTTCCCGCCCGTATTATAAGGCGTGCCGGAGCAAGGGTCGACGAAGCGCTGTAG
- the fdhA gene encoding formaldehyde dehydrogenase, glutathione-independent has product MSRNRGVVYLKPGQVEVRDIDDPKLEAPDGRRIEHGVILKVISTNICGSDQHMVRGRTTAMPGLVLGHEITGEVIEKGIDVEMLQVGDIVSVPFNVACGRCRCCKSQDTGVCLTVNPSRAGGAYGYVDMGGWIGGQARYVTIPYADFNLLKFPDRDKAMSKIRDLTMLSDILPTGFHGAVKAGVGVGSTVYVAGAGPVGLAAAASARILGAAVVMVGDFNKDRLAHAARVGFEPVDLSKGDRLGDMIAEIVGTNEVDSAIDAVGFEARGHSGGEQPAIVLNQMMEITRAAGSIGIPGLYVTEDPGAVDNAAKQGALSLRFGLGWAKAQSFHTGQTPVLKYNRQLMQAILHDRLPIADIVNAKIIALDDAVQGYESFDQGAATKFVLDPHGDLLKAA; this is encoded by the coding sequence ATGAGCAGGAACAGAGGCGTCGTTTACCTGAAACCAGGCCAGGTCGAAGTCCGCGACATCGACGACCCGAAGCTTGAGGCGCCGGATGGCCGCCGCATCGAGCACGGCGTCATTCTCAAGGTGATTTCCACGAATATCTGCGGCTCCGACCAGCACATGGTGCGCGGCCGCACCACCGCGATGCCGGGCCTCGTCCTTGGCCATGAAATCACCGGCGAAGTCATCGAAAAAGGCATCGACGTCGAAATGCTGCAGGTCGGCGACATCGTCTCCGTGCCGTTCAACGTCGCCTGCGGCCGTTGCCGCTGCTGCAAGTCGCAGGATACCGGCGTCTGCCTGACGGTGAACCCGTCACGCGCCGGCGGCGCTTACGGTTATGTCGATATGGGCGGCTGGATCGGCGGACAGGCCCGTTATGTCACGATCCCTTATGCCGATTTCAACCTTCTGAAATTCCCCGATCGCGACAAGGCGATGTCGAAGATCCGCGACCTTACCATGCTATCAGACATTCTGCCGACCGGCTTCCATGGCGCGGTCAAGGCAGGCGTCGGCGTCGGCTCCACGGTTTATGTCGCCGGCGCCGGCCCGGTCGGTCTTGCCGCCGCCGCCTCCGCCCGCATTCTGGGTGCGGCCGTTGTCATGGTCGGCGATTTCAACAAGGATCGTCTCGCCCATGCGGCAAGAGTCGGTTTTGAACCCGTCGATCTTTCCAAGGGCGACCGGCTGGGCGACATGATCGCTGAGATCGTCGGCACCAATGAGGTGGACAGCGCCATCGACGCCGTCGGCTTCGAAGCCCGCGGCCATTCCGGCGGCGAACAGCCGGCCATCGTTCTTAACCAGATGATGGAGATTACCCGCGCCGCCGGCTCCATCGGCATTCCCGGTCTCTACGTCACCGAAGACCCCGGCGCGGTTGACAATGCGGCAAAGCAGGGCGCCCTGTCGCTGCGCTTCGGCCTTGGCTGGGCGAAGGCGCAATCCTTCCACACCGGCCAGACACCGGTGCTGAAATATAATCGTCAGCTGATGCAGGCCATCCTGCACGACCGCCTGCCGATTGCCGATATCGTCAACGCCAAGATCATCGCCCTTGATGATGCCGTGCAGGGATATGAAAGCTTTGATCAGGGCGCGGCCACCAAGTTCGTGCTTGATCCGCATGGCGATCTGCTGAAGGCAGCCTGA
- a CDS encoding TetR/AcrR family transcriptional regulator: MSNDAERPARARSSTRDRILDAALDLFNGRGPDRVTTAEIAEAVKINEGNLYYHFRTKELLVLALFARFEVDAVALVASVDRADEGAAETYAGFLRQWFSLVWNYRFLFRDLVGLLALAPGLVEPVRTISAAMRLAVGDIIGRMQKAGLITIPESERDAVLTNLWIVSTYWAAYLALQEGVSEFGPQQLEWGLRQVSSLFRPYLSADAIAALEALATSEA, encoded by the coding sequence ATGAGCAATGATGCGGAACGGCCGGCGCGCGCTCGATCCTCCACGCGCGACAGGATTCTGGACGCCGCTCTCGATCTCTTCAACGGGCGGGGGCCAGACCGTGTGACAACGGCGGAGATTGCCGAAGCGGTGAAGATCAACGAGGGCAATCTCTATTACCATTTCCGTACCAAGGAATTGCTGGTTCTTGCCCTGTTTGCGCGTTTCGAGGTCGATGCGGTGGCGTTGGTCGCAAGTGTCGATAGGGCGGATGAAGGGGCGGCGGAAACCTATGCCGGTTTCCTGCGGCAATGGTTCTCGCTGGTGTGGAATTACCGCTTTCTGTTTCGTGATCTCGTCGGTCTGCTTGCGCTCGCGCCGGGGCTGGTGGAGCCGGTGAGGACGATAAGTGCTGCGATGCGGCTTGCCGTCGGAGACATTATCGGGCGCATGCAGAAAGCGGGGCTCATAACTATTCCCGAAAGCGAGCGCGATGCGGTTTTGACCAATCTGTGGATCGTCTCGACCTATTGGGCCGCCTATCTCGCTCTGCAGGAAGGTGTCAGCGAATTTGGGCCGCAGCAACTGGAGTGGGGCTTGCGGCAGGTCTCAAGCCTGTTCAGGCCTTACCTCTCGGCGGACGCCATCGCCGCGCTCGAAGCGCTTGCCACAAGCGAAGCGTAA
- a CDS encoding cytochrome P450 encodes MTEIGFRTPSTDTTGAQPVSKLATARLALSLIRNPLKALPPEIFSEPAVFTRLGGVMRVHLADPVLIHEALVKNAALLGKGEDVRRALGPALGQGLLTADGDHWKWQRQSVAAAFRHEKLLELLPVMIETARRTQKRWRSSSTADIDIGHEMMRTTFDIIVETMMSGGYGIDIARVEQSITDYLKPTGWTFALAMLGAPEWLPHPGRRKSRAAVDYLRASLATVITGRRKNPTDRPDLVSMLLEAKDPETGRMMSDEEIIDNLLTFITAGHETTALGLAWTFHLLSQNPETERKAVEEIEAVTGGEPVAAEHIANLAYVRQVFSEAMRLYPPAPVITRTALQDFRLGEHDIPAGTVLYVPIYAVHRHTALWDEPERFDPSRFEPEKVKARHRYAYMPFGAGPRVCIGNAFAMMEAVAILAVILQKNHLENRTMASAEPLMRVTLRPQERLMMKITQRQNKSPAV; translated from the coding sequence ATGACCGAAATCGGCTTTCGCACCCCGTCCACCGATACGACCGGGGCGCAACCCGTATCGAAACTCGCCACGGCACGTCTCGCCCTTTCCCTTATCCGCAACCCTTTGAAGGCATTGCCGCCGGAGATTTTCAGCGAACCGGCGGTGTTTACCCGCCTCGGCGGTGTCATGCGGGTTCATCTGGCCGATCCGGTGCTGATCCACGAGGCTTTGGTGAAGAATGCCGCTCTCCTCGGCAAGGGTGAAGATGTACGCCGGGCACTCGGCCCCGCGCTTGGCCAGGGGCTTCTGACGGCTGATGGCGATCACTGGAAATGGCAAAGGCAATCCGTCGCCGCCGCCTTCCGCCATGAAAAGCTGCTGGAATTGCTACCCGTCATGATCGAGACGGCGCGGCGCACGCAAAAACGCTGGCGCTCGTCTTCCACCGCCGACATCGATATCGGTCATGAAATGATGCGGACCACCTTTGACATCATCGTCGAAACCATGATGTCCGGCGGATATGGCATCGATATTGCGCGTGTCGAACAGAGCATTACCGATTATCTGAAGCCGACAGGCTGGACCTTCGCGCTCGCCATGCTGGGTGCGCCGGAATGGCTGCCGCATCCCGGCCGGCGAAAATCCCGCGCCGCTGTCGATTATCTGCGCGCCAGCCTTGCGACGGTGATCACCGGCCGGCGGAAAAACCCGACCGACCGACCCGATCTCGTCTCCATGCTGCTGGAAGCCAAAGACCCGGAAACCGGCCGCATGATGAGCGATGAGGAAATCATCGACAATCTGCTGACTTTCATTACCGCCGGCCATGAAACGACGGCGCTCGGCCTTGCCTGGACCTTCCACCTTCTGTCGCAGAACCCGGAAACGGAAAGAAAAGCTGTCGAGGAAATCGAGGCCGTTACCGGCGGTGAGCCGGTCGCGGCCGAACATATCGCCAATCTCGCCTACGTCAGACAGGTGTTTTCGGAGGCGATGCGGCTTTACCCGCCTGCCCCCGTCATCACGCGCACCGCGCTGCAGGACTTCCGGCTTGGCGAACACGATATCCCGGCCGGAACCGTTTTGTACGTTCCGATTTATGCCGTTCACCGGCACACGGCGCTGTGGGACGAGCCAGAACGCTTCGACCCGTCACGCTTCGAACCCGAAAAGGTGAAAGCGCGCCATCGCTACGCCTATATGCCGTTTGGCGCCGGGCCGCGCGTCTGCATCGGCAATGCTTTCGCGATGATGGAGGCCGTGGCGATCCTTGCCGTCATCCTTCAGAAGAACCACCTCGAAAACAGAACCATGGCGTCGGCGGAACCGCTGATGCGGGTGACATTGCGACCGCAGGAGCGGCTGATGATGAAAATCACCCAGCGACAAAACAAATCGCCCGCGGTGTAA
- a CDS encoding DUF3126 family protein yields MKADEIKKLDAYFKRTFNEKMIVKARPRKDDSAEVYLGEEFLGVVYIDDEDGDRSYNFSMAILDVDL; encoded by the coding sequence GTGAAAGCCGACGAAATCAAAAAACTCGACGCCTATTTCAAGCGCACCTTCAACGAGAAGATGATCGTCAAGGCGCGTCCGCGCAAGGATGATTCCGCCGAAGTGTATCTGGGCGAAGAGTTTCTCGGCGTCGTCTACATCGATGACGAAGACGGCGACCGCTCGTACAACTTCTCCATGGCGATCCTTGACGTCGATCTCTGA